In the Bacillus amyloliquefaciens DSM 7 = ATCC 23350 genome, AACCGCCCCAATGGGCAAAGCCGTCAAACGCAAAACATAAAAAAGAATTTACAATCGGACTGTCCGTCTCCACTTTGAATAACCCATTCTTCGTTTCATTAAAAGAAGGCGTTGTAAAGGAAGCCAAAAAACGCGGTATGAAGGTCATCATTGTCGATGCTCAAAATGATTCATCAAAACAGTCGAATGACGTAGAAGATCTGATCCAGCAGGGCGTCGATGCACTGCTGATCAATCCGACCGACTCATCAGCGATTTCAACCGCCGTCGAATCGGCAAATTCCCTCGGCATTCCTGTCATTGCGCTTGATCGTTCAGCCGAACACGGCAAAGTCGAAACGCTTGTCGCCTCTGACAATGTCAAAGGAGGAGAGATGGCGGCCGGCTACCTCGCCGACCAGCTCGGAAAAGGCGCCAAGGTGGCAGAATTGCAAGGGGTTCCGGGTGCATCGGCGACTCGGGAACGCGGAACGGGCTTTCATCATATTGCCGACAAAAAGCTGGATGTCGTAACGAAACAAGCGGCTGATTTTGACCGCACAAAAGGATTAACCGTCATGGAAAACCTGCTTCAGGGCCACCCTGACATCAAAGCCGTGTTTGCCCATAATGATGAAATGGCGCTCGGTGCGCTCGAAGCGATCAACAGCTCAGGCAAACACATTCTGGTCGTCGGTTTTGACGGAAATAAGGATGCGATTTCTTCCAATAAAAACGGGAAGCTGACAGCCACGGTCGCCCAGCAGCCGGAACTGATCGGAAAACTGGCGGCCGAAGCG is a window encoding:
- the rbsB gene encoding ribose ABC transporter substrate-binding protein RbsB, which codes for MKKAIIAIAALSLFLLSACSLEPPQWAKPSNAKHKKEFTIGLSVSTLNNPFFVSLKEGVVKEAKKRGMKVIIVDAQNDSSKQSNDVEDLIQQGVDALLINPTDSSAISTAVESANSLGIPVIALDRSAEHGKVETLVASDNVKGGEMAAGYLADQLGKGAKVAELQGVPGASATRERGTGFHHIADKKLDVVTKQAADFDRTKGLTVMENLLQGHPDIKAVFAHNDEMALGALEAINSSGKHILVVGFDGNKDAISSNKNGKLTATVAQQPELIGKLAAEAAEQVLKGEKIKKTISAPLKLQTQK